The genomic window CACGCCCAGCCACGCGGCCATCCACGCCAGGACGCGCGGCGGCGCGACCCGCGGGTCGAAGATCATGTCCACGCTGTCCTGGCGGCGCTGCAGGGGCTCCCAGATCGCCTCGAAGATCTTCAGGTAGCGCGACAGGAACTCGGACTCCTGAAAGAACGGCGGGAGGTACTCGGTGTACAGCGCCAGGGTGCCGCGCGCCGGCGTTTCGGGCGGGAAGGTAGGAAGCGGCGCGCGGGCGGGCCGGGCGGCCAAGTCACCCTGTTCCCGCACGCGGCCGGCGGGGGTGGGGGCGGGGCGGTCCTCGGGCGCGGCGGTCAGGAACGCCAGCGTGAACGGACCGATCTGGATCTCGTCGCCGGGTTCCAGGCGGCGCGGTTCGTTCGGGGCGAGGCGGTGACCGTTCACGAACGTGACGTGTTCACCACCCGCGAGGTGCGTCAGGAGCAGCGCGCCGCCCTCGGCGCTGATCTCGGCGTGGCGGATGGCGACTGAGGGGTCCCGCAGCGGCAGGCCGTTGTCGGGCGTGCGCCCGATGGACAGCGCGCGGGCCAGCGGCAGGACCCGCAGGACCTCACCGCCCCGGCGCACCTGGAGCGACGCGCTCATCCCTGTTCCACCCGGACGTGGTGGACGTCGCTGACGATCAGCGCCTGGGGGGGCATGGGGAGGCTGCCGGTGACGACCTCGCGCGTTTCGGGCTGGCCGGGTTCGGT from Deinococcus sedimenti includes these protein-coding regions:
- a CDS encoding phage tail protein yields the protein MSASLQVRRGGEVLRVLPLARALSIGRTPDNGLPLRDPSVAIRHAEISAEGGALLLTHLAGGEHVTFVNGHRLAPNEPRRLEPGDEIQIGPFTLAFLTAAPEDRPAPTPAGRVREQGDLAARPARAPLPTFPPETPARGTLALYTEYLPPFFQESEFLSRYLKIFEAIWEPLQRRQDSVDMIFDPRVAPPRVLAWMAAWLGVPLDPHWPEARQRAWLREAVTLYRWRGTRYGLSRALETVYGLSPVLREDSAQPHTLIVRLLDPPDGDDTASREAVTAFIHAHAPAHTRVDVEWVGADAARPAPPAPADAAPPPEPEPVNAQPPAQQPPAPPITPDGPTA